The Saccharomyces mikatae IFO 1815 strain IFO1815 genome assembly, chromosome: 13 genome has a segment encoding these proteins:
- the DDR48 gene encoding DNA damage-responsive protein 48 (similar to Saccharomyces cerevisiae DDR48 (YMR173W); ancestral locus Anc_6.244), protein MGLFDKVKQFASSNNNDNGSGNNNQTDYVSKAENMIGEDRVNQFKSKIGEDRFNKMESKVRQQFSNTSISDNNNNDSSYGSNNDDSYGSNNDNSYGSNNNNNNDNNTYGSSNNDDSYGSNNNDDTYGSSNNNDSYGSSNNDDSYGSSNKKKSSYGSNNDDSYGSNNNDTYGSSNNNDDSYGSSNKKKSSYGSNNDDSYGSNNNDTYGSSNNNDDSYGSSNNNDDSYGSSNKKKSSYGSNNDDSYGSNNNDTYGSSNNDDSYGSSNNNDDSYGSSNKKKTSYGSNNDDSYGSNNNDTYGSSNNNDTYGSSNNDDTYGSSNKKKSSYGSNNDDSYGSNNNDSYGSNNNDSYGSNNNDSYGSSNKKKSSYGSNNDDSYGSNNNDTYGSSNNNDDSYGSSNKKKSSYGSNNDDSYGSNNNDTYGSSNNNDDSYGSSNNNDDSYGSSNKKKSSYGSNNDDSYGSNNNDTYGSSNNDDSYGSSNNNDDSYGSSNKKKTSYGSNNDDSYGSNNNDTYGSSNNNDTYGSSNNDDTYGSSNKKKSSYGSNNDDSYGSNNNDSYGSNNNDSYGSNNNDSYGSSNKKKSSYGSNNDDSYGSNNNDTYGSSNNNDDSYGSSNKKKSSYGSNNDDSYGSNNNDTYGSSNNNDDSYGSSNNNDDSYGSSNKKKSSYGSNNDDSYGSNNNDDSYGSSNNNDDSYGSSNKKKSSYGSNNDDSYGSNNNDTYGSSNNNDSYGSSNNDSYGSSNNDSYGSSNKKKSSYGSNNDDSYGSNNNDSYGSNNNDSYGSNDRGNRNQYGGDDDY, encoded by the coding sequence atggGTTTATTTGATAAAGTAAAGCAATTTGCTAGCAGCAATAACAATGACAATGGATCTGGGAACAATAATCAAACAGACTATGTTTCGAAGGCTGAAAATATGATCGGTGAGGATAGAGTTAACCAGTTTAAAAGCAAAATTGGTGAGGATAGGTTTAACAAAATGGAATCCAAGGTTCGTCAACAATTCTCTAATACTTCTATAAGtgacaacaacaataacgATAGTTCTTATGGCTCTAACAATGACGACTCTTACGGTTCTAATAATGATAACTCTTATGgttccaacaacaataacaacaacGATAACAACACCTACGGTTCGTCTAACAATGACGATTCTTATGGTTCTAACAACAATGATGACACCTACGGTTCTTCTAACAACAATGATTCTTATGGTTCTTCAAACAATGATGACTCTTATGGTTCttcaaacaagaagaagagctcTTATGGCTCTAACAATGACGATTCTTATGGttccaacaacaatgacaCCTACGGTTCTTCtaacaacaatgacgaCTCTTATGGTTCttcaaacaagaagaagagctcTTATGGCTCTAACAATGACGATTCTTATGGttccaacaacaatgacaCCTACGGCTCTTCtaacaacaatgacgaCTCATACGGTTCTTCtaacaacaatgacgaCTCTTACGGCTCCTctaacaagaagaagagttcTTACGGCTCCAACAATGACGACTCATATGGttccaacaataatgaCACCTACGGTTCTTCAAACAACGATGATTCTTATGGTTCTTCtaacaacaatgacgaTTCTTACGGCTCCTctaacaagaagaagaccTCTTATGGCTCCAACAATGACGATTCTTATGGttccaacaacaatgacaCCTACGGTTCTTCAAACAACAATGACACCTACGGTTCTTCAAACAACGATGACACCTACGGTTCTTctaacaagaagaagagctcTTACGGCTCTAACAATGACGACTCATATGGttccaacaacaatgactCTTATGGttccaacaacaatgactCTTATGGttccaacaacaatgactCTTATGGTTCttcaaacaagaagaagagctcTTATGGCTCTAACAATGACGATTCTTATGGttccaacaacaatgacaCCTACGGTTCTTCtaacaacaatgacgaCTCTTATGGTTCttcaaacaagaagaagagctcTTATGGCTCTAACAATGACGATTCTTATGGttccaacaacaatgacaCCTACGGCTCTTCtaacaacaatgacgaCTCATACGGTTCTTCtaacaacaatgacgaCTCTTACGGCTCCTctaacaagaagaagagttcTTACGGCTCCAACAATGACGACTCATATGGttccaacaataatgaCACCTACGGTTCTTCAAACAACGATGATTCTTATGGTTCTTCtaacaacaatgacgaTTCTTACGGCTCCTctaacaagaagaagaccTCTTATGGCTCCAACAATGACGATTCTTATGGttccaacaacaatgacaCCTACGGTTCTTCAAACAACAATGACACCTACGGTTCTTCAAACAACGATGACACCTACGGTTCTTctaacaagaagaagagctcTTACGGCTCTAACAATGACGACTCATATGGttccaacaacaatgactCTTATGGttccaacaacaatgactCTTATGGttccaacaacaatgactCTTATGGTTCttcaaacaagaagaagagctcTTATGGCTCTAACAATGACGATTCTTATGGttccaacaacaatgacaCCTACGGTTCTTCtaacaacaatgacgaCTCTTATGGTTCttcaaacaagaagaagagctcTTATGGCTCTAACAATGACGATTCTTATGGttccaacaacaatgacaCCTACGGCTCTTCtaacaacaatgacgaCTCATACGGTTCTTCtaacaacaatgacgaCTCTTATGGTTCTTctaacaagaagaagagctcTTACGGCTCCAACAATGACGACTCATATGGttccaacaacaatgacgaCTCATACGGTTCTTCtaacaacaatgacgaCTCTTACGGCTCCTctaacaagaagaagagttcTTACGGCTCCAACAATGACGACTCATATGGttccaacaacaatgacaCCTACGGTTCTTCAAACAACAATGATTCTTATGGTTCTTCTAACAATGACTCTTATGGTTCTTCTAACAATGACTCTTATGGCTCCTctaacaagaagaagagctcTTATGGCTCTAACAATGACGACTCTTATGGttccaacaataatgaCTCCTATGGCtccaacaacaatgactCTTATGGTTCTAACGATAGAGGTAATCGTAACCAATACGGcggtgatgatgattactag
- the PAI3 gene encoding Pai3p — MNIDQQKVNEIFQSSKEKLQGDAKVVSDAFKEMASKDENGNVVNTSDETERPDYQEQYNKLKGAGHKKE, encoded by the coding sequence ATGAACATCGATCAGCAAAAAGTGAAcgaaatatttcaaagctcaaaggaaaaactaCAAGGTGATGCGAAGGTAGTAAGCGATGCTTTCAAGGAAATGGCAAGTAAAGATGAGAACGGTAATGTTGTTAACACTAGTGATGAAACTGAAAGGCCCGACTACCAAGAGCAATACAATAAATTGAAAGGCGCTGGAcacaagaaagaataa
- the SIP18 gene encoding Sip18p (similar to Saccharomyces cerevisiae SIP18 (YMR175W) and GRE1 (YPL223C); ancestral locus Anc_6.246), whose product MSNMMNKFAEKLQGNDDSHQKGKSTRSSNKEKDTNMDMGMGHDQFEGKMKMGQDQSEGKMNAGRGIANDWKTYENMKK is encoded by the coding sequence ATGTCTAACATGATGAACAAATTCGCTGAAAAACTACAAGGTAACGACGATTCTCACCAAAAAGGGAAGAGTACCAGGTCCTCCAACAAGGAAAAGGATACAAACATGGACATGGGTATGGGTCATGATCAGTTTGAGggaaagatgaagatgggACAGGATCAGTCTGAAGGAAAGATGAATGCTGGTAGAGGCATTGCAAACGACTGGAAAACATATgagaatatgaagaaatag
- the ECM5 gene encoding Ecm5p (similar to Saccharomyces cerevisiae ECM5 (YMR176W); ancestral locus Anc_6.247) has product MSGHDFVTKISHILNEPVTEKVMLQKQSNESSAVTNAELEVQEQPSIKSLKSPESAAISISGNYSNPFLSTQFKTPTTVPFIPEAIKGIDLVEPPEDIPAKVYHEKTGLFYQISPHTIPTFTVAKEELPDPIEFYELVQDLGSIYGCVKLKIASDADNFAQLNVNMDRFWFRARKQIFDSDELRRAQIVNFHARLYDFHNKIKRKSSLTKIPSIDKRPLNLYRLRSCVKLRGGFNAVCEKKLWAQIGRELGYSGKIMSSLSTSLRSAYAKILVDFDRYEEKQESVRNNETNEELDEFSISHHLNQGKRDGEEILEKGEEPLYKRTRINHEVFRAGSINHEFKRMKDIKHMKGFRTYFDSVTEHKEGYTQSTEDTLPGYDFTFWDNGMEIYDKSKYETKTSPVYNLRQYYEKSQAVFRAIVTKYKNKYPILFANDMTLPQEEFEKLYFDLLSEHFMDFEIDTGLGLISHTRSPITNSFNEKFTIKKILDRWNLDNIPLNKLSLLKHLDLDMANFTRTVYDVGMLFSCQGWSVSDHFLPSIDYNHLGSTKMLYSIAPKDMEKFESLMARGEKEWDTLQSRPHYFTSDEEWRSFSETDFYKSFLEAEKFTDFLNTGGNSRNLSSEYRTLENNLHDGSQSDLLFKPNFILANGIQLYKASQEQGSYIFKFPKAFTCCVGSGFYLSQNATFAPISWLKFSFEAEKWISKMGLLPALDVNQLMINILLNSDNSDLKKTCRRLISTYVHSEAENRKKLRDLVGTVDVVYNKLNFFSDISLTSTGISKIVMTHGTLQRVLSLKEFLALLEETGSAIHRVCDIPIHDKAGNLNISLHLYFDKASLNAALDGLDNSLNSCLVVHDENFEKKWKMLMTSTFRHRTVPLNIIQYLISHTDSNTEFNRILRSNLDDSFLLIEECKKFIAACVYLSRNIKNVDFGNGFDLHPLPLKFSNKTAHDLVCLYGRVQRCSIDFPEKSTIARLYHVSRQFPIDNRDIVEGNNLHLLKELYQRSLNIPLKVSYWTKLTRKICRLEWLSVYERIFIERNDIKNEDPAKYTLPLLYSYFEFGLKYCHVEDIDKIGKIRQLILEYQEVMQKVRVFLKKDPPSKISLSDLENILLSIEEHRLPIHSSFFSELDHVMREIEHAKRVNNVNNVNISYSVDGIDRMDGLIRKSDPNFMKFVNHFNGSILDKRPSVGDNSDQVRTKKELKSYRLWNRHLGQIMQNNKFSKILPLIFRCLDLGSDRYISLEECTDHQTKYCFCRKVEEHTAMVECEICKEWYHMDCVNDGEWVSPDDPNVFFVCAICAPPDVKGTEDVIFEFDDLKELLIESLKLNIVPKPPVLKNLFDIFAYALNFKSKMEAELFTDDSIDQSASIHKIKYYLRKSKGSRCGFADLTGPLRQYCQMKDAKAVQRLEENGTTIITGISN; this is encoded by the coding sequence ATGAGTGGTCATGACTTCGTTACAAAAATATCTCATATCCTGAATGAACCAGTTACGGAGAAGGTAATGCTGCAAAAACAATCTAATGAAAGCTCTGCAGTTACAAATGCCGAATTAGAGGTTCAAGAGCAACCCTCAATCAAATCGTTAAAATCACCGGAAAGCGCTGCAATTTCTATTTCAGGTAATTATTCTAACCCATTTCTCTCCACACAATTCAAAACTCCTACCACTGTACCATTTATACCTGAAGCAATAAAGGGCATAGATTTAGTGGAGCCACCTGAGGATATACCTGCAAAAGTATATCATGAAAAGACGGGCTTATTCTACCAGATATCTCCACACACTATCCCAACTTTTACCGTAGCGAAAGAGGAGCTCCCAGACCCAATAGAGTTTTATGAACTAGTACAAGACTTAGGGTCAATTTATGGTTGCGTGAAGTTAAAAATTGCATCAGATGCCGATAATTTTGCTCAACTAAATGTCAATATGGATCGCTTCTGGTTCAGAGcaagaaaacaaatcttTGATTCCGATGAATTACGAAGGGCCCAAATAGTTAACTTCCATGCTAGGCTTTACGATTTCCacaataaaatcaaaagaaaaagttctCTTACGAAGATTCCAAGCATCGATAAACGGCCCCTGAATTTATACCGACTGAGAAGTTGTGTAAAACTAAGGGGAGGGTTTAATGCAGTTTgtgagaaaaaattgtgGGCACAAATTGGAAGGGAATTGGGTTATTCAGGCAAAATTATGAGCTCGTTATCAACTTCTTTAAGGTCCGCTTATGCGAAAATACTAGTGGATTTTGATAGgtatgaagaaaaacaagaaagcGTACGTAATAACGAAACTAATGAAGAACTAGATGAATTTTCgatatctcatcatttaaATCAAGGAAAAAGGGATGGAGAAGAAATCTTAGAGAAGGGAGAGGAGCCTCTTTACAAAAGAACTAGAATAAATCATGAAGTATTTAGAGCCGGATCAATTAACCATGAGTTTAAAAGAATGAAGGACATAAAGCACATGAAAGGGTTTCGAACTTATTTTGACTCTGTAACTGAGCATAAAGAGGGCTATACACAATCAACAGAGGACACCTTACCAGGATACGATTTCACTTTCTGGGATAATGGTATGGAGATATACGATAAAAGTAAGTATGAAACAAAAACCTCTCCTGTTTACAACTTGAGACAGTATTACGAAAAAAGTCAAGCGGTTTTCCGTGCTATTGTGACAAAATATAAGAATAAATACCCAATTTTATTTGCAAACGACATGACGTTACCTCAAGAAGAGTTTGAGAAGTTATACTTTGATTTGTTATCGGAGCATTTTATGGATTTCGAGATCGATACCGGTCTTGGTCTAATTTCTCATACAAGATCACCAATAACCAATTCGTTTAATGAGAAGTTCaccattaaaaaaatcttggaTCGATGGAATCTAGACAACATCCCATTAAATAAATTATCGCTTTTGAAACACCTTGATTTAGATATGGCTAATTTTACAAGAACCGTTTATGATGTCGGaatgttattttcttgtcAAGGTTGGTCTGTTTCGGATCATTTTTTGCCTTCAATTGATTACAATCATTTGGGTTCTACAAAAATGTTATACAGTATTGCACCCAAAGATATGGAGAAATTCGAAAGTCTAATGGCTCGAGGGGAAAAAGAATGGGATACTTTGCAGTCACGGCCGCACTATTTCACTTCTGATGAGGAGTGGAGAAGTTTTTCTGAAACTGACTTTTACAAGTCATTCTTAGAGGCAGAGAAATTTACTGATTTTTTAAATACGGGAGGTAACTCAAGAAATTTATCTTCTGAGTATAGGACACTAGAAAATAACTTACATGATGGTTCACAAAGTGATTTGCTATTTAAACCTAATTTCATCTTAGCCAACGGCATTCAACTTTATAAAGCATCGCAGGAGCAAGGCTCGtacattttcaaattcccAAAGGCTTTCACGTGTTGTGTCGGATCAGGTTTCTATCTATCTCAAAACGCAACTTTTGCACCCATCTCATGGCTGAAATTCAGTTTCGAGGCAGAAAAATGGATATCTAAGATGGGATTACTCCCAGCTTTAGACGTAAATCAATTAATGATCAACATTTTACTAAATTCAGATAATTCAGATCTAAAGAAGACATGTCGTCGTTTAATAAGTACCTACGTTCATAGCGAAGCGGAAAACCGCAAAAAGTTAAGAGATTTAGTTGGCACTGTGGATGTAGTCTATAACAaactgaattttttttcggATATTAGTTTAACGTCTACCGgtatttcaaagattgTTATGACTCATGGTACCTTGCAACGTGTTCTATCtctgaaagaatttttagCATTGCTAGAAGAAACAGGAAGCGCTATTCATAGGGTATGTGACATCCCAATACATGACAAAGCTGGTAACCTCAACATTTCCTTACACCTATATTTCGATAAGGCGAGTCTAAATGCTGCTCTCGACGGCTTGGATAATTCTTTAAATTCCTGTCTGGTAGTCCacgatgaaaattttgaaaagaagtgGAAAATGTTAATGACTTCCACTTTCAGACACAGAACAGTACCATTGAATATTATACAGTATTTGATTTCCCATACTGACAGTAATACTGAATTTAATCGAATCTTACGCTCCAATCTTGATGACTCCTTCCTACTTATTGAAGAATGCAAAAAGTTTATTGCAGCTTGTGTGTATCTTTCCCGTAATATTAAAAATGTTGATTTCGGTAACGGTTTTGATTTACATCCTCTACCGCTTAAGTTCTCTAATAAAACGGCTCATGACTTGGTGTGCTTGTATGGAAGAGTACAGAGGTGTTCAATTGATTTTCCAGAAAAGTCAACGATTGCCAGACTGTATCATGTATCCCGACAATTCCCCATTGATAATAGGGATATTGTTGAAGGTAATAATTTACATTTGCTCAAGGAATTATATCAAAGATCGTTAAATATCCCATTAAAGGTTTCTTATTGGACTAAGTTGACCAGAAAAATTTGCAGACTTGAGTGGTTATCAGTTTATGAGCGTATATTCATCGAGCGAAATGATATCAAGAATGAAGATCCTGCAAAATACACACTCCCGTTGCTATATTCTTACTTCGAATTTGGGTTGAAGTACTGTCACGTTGAAGATATAGATAAGATAGGGAAAATAAGACAGCTGATTTTAGAATACCAAGAGGTGATGCAAAAAGTTCGAGTTTTCTTAAAAAAGGACCCACCCTCAAAAATATCCCTGAGTGATCTGGAGAATATTTTACTCAGTATAGAGGAACATCGCTTACCCATACACAGTAGTTTTTTCAGTGAGCTTGATCACGTTATGAGAGAAATTGAACATGCAAAAAGAGTGAACAATGTAAACAATGTGAACATTTCTTATAGCGTCGATGGTATTGATAGAATGGATGGACTTATCAGGAAGAGTGATCCCAATTTCATGAAGTTTGTTAATCATTTTAATGGTTCAATATTAGATAAAAGGCCATCAGTCGGTGATAATTCTGACCAAGTTAGGACCAAGAAAGAGCTAAAAAGCTACAGATTATGGAACCGGCACCTAGGCCAGATAATGCAAAATAACAAATTCTCCAAGATACTACCCTTGATCTTCAGATGCTTGGATTTGGGATCGGACAGATACATTTCTCTAGAGGAGTGTACTGACCATCAAACGAAATATTGCTTTTGtagaaaagttgaagaacATACTGCCATGGTGGAATGTGAAATTTGTAAGGAGTGGTACCATATGGATTGTGTCAACGACGGTGAGTGGGTTTCACCTGATGATCCTAATGTATTCTTTGTTTGCGCAATATGCGCCCCTCCTGATGTCAAGGGTACAGAAGACGtgatttttgaatttgacgACTTGAAGGAACTCTTAATAGAATCTTTGAAACTAAATATTGTTCCGAAACCTCCTGTTCTGAAGAATCTCTTTGACATTTTTGCATACGCATTAAA